The Nocardioides ochotonae genome segment AAGTCCACGATCTCGAACGCCGCCGTCTTCTGCCCCTCGAGGCGGACCGGGTTGACGGAGTTGACCAGGGCGACGGGGTACTCGTCGGCCAGGCCGCGCGCCATCGCCAGGCAGTCGTCGAAGTTGCCGCGGACCATGATCACCTGGGCGCCGTGCAGGATGGCCTGCGCCATCTTCCCGGCGGCGATCTTGCCCTCGGGGACGAGGACGAGCGGCTTGAGGCCGGCCTTGGCGGCGTACGCGGCCATCGCGGCGGAGGTGTTGCCGGTCGAGGCGCAGACCACCGCCTGGGCGCCCTCGTGCTTGGCCACCGAGATCGCCGCGGTCATGCCGCGGTCCTTGAAGGAGCCGGTCGGGTTGGAGCCCTCGACCTTGAGCCAGACCTCACCCTGGGTGAGCCCGGAGAGCCACTCGGAGTGCACCAGCGGGGTGCCGCCCTCACGCAGCGTGACGGCGGGGGTCCCCTCCGGGATGTCGAGGAGGTCGCGGTACTCCTCGATGACGCCGCGCCACTGGTGGGTTGCTGCCATGGTGGTCATTCTGCTTCTCCTTCGACCCGCATCACTGAGGTCACGTCCCTGACGATGTCCATGCCGCGCAGCGTCTCCACGGTGGCGGAGAGCTGCGCGTCGGTCGCCTCGTGCGAGACCACGACGAGCTGGGCGTCGAGGTCACGGCCCTCCTGGCGGACCGTCTGGATCGAGACGCCGTGGTCGGCGAAGGCGGTCGCGACCGAGGCGAGCACGCCGGCGCGGTCGTCCACGTCGATCGCGACGTGGTAGCGGGTGCAGGCCTCCCCCATCGGGAGCACCGCGCGGTCGGCGTACGCCGACTCCCCCGCGCCGCGGGTGCCGGCGAGCAGGTTGCGCGCGACCGTCACCAGGTCGCCGAGGACGGCCGAGGCGGTGGGCGCGCCACCGGCGCCGGGACCGTAGAACATCAGCTGGCCGGCGGCGTCGGACTCGACGAAGACCGCGTTGTAGGCCTCGCGGACCGAGGCGAGCGGGTGCGAGCGCGGGATCATCGCGGGGTGCACGCGCACCGACACCGCGTCGTCGCCGCCCTCGACCGGGATCAGCTCGCAGATCGCGAGCAGCTTGACGACCGCGCCCATGTCGCGCGCGGAGGCCACGTCGGCCGAGGTGACCTCGGAGATCCCCTCGCGGTGGACGTCGGCGGCGGTGACCCGGGAGTGGAACGCCAGCGAGGCGAGGATCGCGGCCTTGGCGGCGGCGTCGAAGCCCTCCACGTCGGCGGTCGGGTCGGCCTCGGCGTAGCCGAGCTCCTGGGCCTCCTGCAGCGCGTCCTCGAACCCGGCGCCGGAGCTGTCCATCTTGTCGAGGATGAAGTTCGTGGTGCCGTTGACGATGCCGAGCACCCGGGTCACCCGGTCGCCGGCCAGCGACTCGCGCAGCGGACGCAGGATCGGGATGGCGCCGGCGACGGCGGCCTCGTAGTAGAGGTCGCGCCCGGCCTTGGCGGCGGCCTCGAACAGCGTCGGGCCGTCCTCGGCGAGCAGCGCCTTGTTGGCGGTCACGACGCTCGCGCCGTTCGCCAGCGCGGCGAGGATCAGCGAGCGCGCCGGCTCGATGCCGCCGATGACCTCGACCACGAGGTCGACGTCGTCGCGGGCCACGAGGGCGTGGGCGTCGGTCGTGAGCAGGTCCGCGGGGACCTCGATCTCGCGCGGGGCGTCCAGGCGGCGCACCGCCACCCCCACGAGCTCGACCGGCGCGCCCACCCGGGCGGTCAGGTCCTCGGCCTGCTCCTGGAGCAGACGCACCACCTGCGAGCCCACGGAGCCGCAGCCCAGCACGGCCACCTTCAGGGCCTCGCCCCTCCGGTCAGCCTGTCGAAACTCCATCACTGATCACCCACGTCGGTTGCCAACAGGTCGTCCTCAGTCTCGCGGCGCACGACCACGCGCGCCGACCCGTCCCGCACAGCGACCACCGGGGGCCGCAGCGCGTGGTTGTAGTTGGAGGCCATCGAGCGGCAGTACGCCCCGGTGCCGGGCACCGCGAGCAGGTCGCCCGGGGCGACGTCGGCGGGCAGGAACTCGTCCTTGACCACGATGTCGCCGGCCTCGCAGTGCTTGCCCACGACCCGCGCCAGCGTCACCGGCGCCATGGAGGCGCGGGAGGCGAGGGTGCAGGAGTAGTCGGCGTCGTACAGCGCGGTGCGGATGTTGTCGCTCATGCCGCCGTCGACCGACACGTAGGTGCGCACCGCACCGCCGTCGAGGTGCACCTGCTTGACGGTGCCGACCTCATAGACCGTGCACATCGCCGGTCCGACGATCGCGCGCCCCGGCTCGATGGACAGGTGCGGCTCCGCGATCCCGAGCGCACGGCACTCGTGCGTCACGATCTGGCTCATCTCCGCGGCCAGCGTCTCGGGCCGGGTGGGGTCGTCCTGGGTCGTGTAGGCGATGCCGAAGCCGCCGCCGAGGTCCATCTCGGGCAGCGCGACACCGAGCTCGGTGGCGATCCGGGCGTGCAGGGCCAGCACCCGGCGCGCGGCGACCTCGAACCCCGAGGAGTCGAAGATCTGGCTGCCGATGTGGCTGTGCAGGCCGCGCGCCTCGAGACCGGGGGCCGCGAGCACGCGGCGTACCGCCTCGAGGGCGTCGCCGGAGGTGATCGAGAAGCCGAACTTCTGGTCCTCGTGGGCGGTGGCGATGTACTCGTGGGTGTGCGCCTCCACGCCGGCGGTCACGCGCACCATCACCCGGGCGCTCGCGCCGAGCTCCTCGGTGATCGCGGCGAGACGCTCGATCTCGGTGAAGGAGTCCACGATGATCCGCCCGACGCCCAGGCGCACGGCGCGGGTCAGCTCGGCGACGGACTTGTTGTTGCCGTGGAACCCGACGCGCTCCATCGGGACCCCGCCGCGCTCGGCGACGGTGAGCTCGCCGCCGCTGCACACGTCGAGGAAGAGGCCCTCCTCGGCCACCCAGCGGGCGACCGCCGTGCTGAGGAACGCCTTGCCGGCGTAGTAGACGTCGTAGGCCGCGAACGCGTCACGGAAGGCGCGGGCGCGGGCCCGGAAGTCCGCCTCGTCCAGGACGTACGCCGGGGAGCCGTGCCGGGCGACCAGGTCGGGCAGGGCCACGCCGCCGATCTCCAGCACGCCGTCGACCTTGCGCGCCGTCGAGGACCACAGCGGAGCGACGAGCTCGTTGGCGTCGGCGGGCGGGCGCAGCCAGGAGGGACCGCGCAGGGCACCGGGCGCGTGCGCCCACCCTGCTTCGTGGGTCACTCCCTCACATCCGTTCCGGGGCGGAGACGCCGAGCAGGGCGAGGCCGTTCGCGAGCACCGTGCGGGTGGCGGCCACGAGCACCAGGCGGGCCTGGTTGACCGGGCCGGCCGGCTCGTCGCCCTGGGGCAGCATCCGGCACTCGCGGGTGTCGTACCACTTGTTGAAGACCGAGGTCATGTCCTCGAGGTAGCGCGCGACGCGGTGCGGCTCGCGCAGCTCGGCCGCGCTGGCCACCACCCGGGGGAACTCCGCCAGCGCACGCAGCAGCCGGCCCTCGTACTCGTGGCTGAGCAGCGAGGGGTCGAAGCCCTCGGTCGGGTCCGCCGGGATGCTCATGCCGAGCTGGGCGGCGTTCTCCATCATCCGGCAGGTCCGCGCGTGGCCATACTGCACGTAGTAGACCGGGTTGTCGGCGGAGGCCCGGGTGATCTCGGCGACGTCGAGGGTCAGCGGGCTGTCCGCGGGGTAGCGCGCGAGGGAGTAGCGCAGCGCGTCCACGCCGATCTCCTCGACCAGCTCGTTGAGCGTGACGATCGTGCCGGCGCGCTTGGACAGGCGCATCTCCTCGCCGTCGCGCAGGATCTTCACCATCTGCCCGATCAGCACATCGAGGGTCTTGTCCGGGTCGTCACCGACACACGCCGCCATCGCCCGCAGCCGGCCGACGTAGCCGTGGTGGTCGGCGCCGAGCAGGTAGATGCAGTGGTCGAAGCCACGGGCGCGCTTGTTGAGGTAGTAGGCGGTGTCGGAGGCGAAGTAGGTGAGCTCGCCGTCGGACTTGATGAGCACCCGGTCCTTGTCGTCGCCGAAGTCGGTGGTGCGCATCCACAGCGCCCCACCGTCCTCGAAGACGTGGCCCAGGCCCTTGAGCCGCTCGAGGGTCTTCGGGACCTCGCCGCCGGAGTGCAGGCTGCGCTCGGAGAACCACACGTCGAAGTGGGTGTTGAACAGGTCGAGCTGCTCGCGCTGCTCGGCGAGCTGGAGCTCGTAGCCCTTCTCGCGCACCGCCTCGAGGCGCTCGGCGGCGGGAAGCTCATAGATGCCGGGCTGGGCCTCGCCGACCTTGCGGGCGAGGTCCTGGATGTAGGCGCCGGCGTAGCCGTCGGTCGGGGTGGGCTCGCCCAGCGCCGCGGCGAGGATCGAGGCGGCGAAGTGGTTCATCTGCACGCCGCGGTCGTTGATGTAGAACTCGCGGGTCACGTCGGCGCCGGCCGCGGACAGCACGCGGCCGATCGCGTCGCCGAGCACCGCCCAGCGGGTGTGGCCGAGGTGGAGCGGGCCGGTGGGGTTGGCGGAGATGAACTCGACGTTGATCTTGTTGCCGGCGAGCGTCTGGGTCGTGCCGTACGACGCGCCCTCGGCCACGACCTGGGCGGCGACGACACCCTGGGCGGCGGCGCCCACGGTGATGTTGAGGAACCCGGGGCCCGCGACCTCGACCGCGTCGATCCCGTCCACCGTGCGCAGCTGCTCGGCGAGCAGCTCGCCGAACGCCCGCGGGTTGGTGCCGGCCTTCTTCGCCAGCTGGAGGGCCACGTTGGTCGCGTAGTCGCCGTGCCCCTGCTGACGCGGTCGCTCCACCGTCACCGATCCGGGTACCCCGTCGGGAAGCGACACCGAACCGGATTCCACGAGGGTCCGAAGGGCGTCGACGATGCTGGAGGAGAGCTGGTCAGGAGTCACCCTCCAAGGGTATCGGCGGGTCCCGGTTTCCGCTCAGGCAGGTTCGGCGGGTAGTGTCCCGACTCGCATCACCCGATGCGCTGCCTCCGTAGCTCAGGGGATAGAGCACTGGTTTCCGGTACCAGGTGCCGCAGGTTCGAATCCTGCCGGAGGCACAAACCGAAGAGGCCCCGACCAGTTCTGGTCGGGGCCTCTTCGCATGTCCGGGGCTCCGTGAGGTCCGCCACCCCAGGCCGAGCCGGCACCCGGCTCAGCAGCGATCGATGGTGGCGTCCTTGCGCGCGTCGTCGCCGTAGCGGCGGGCGGTCGCGACGTCGGGGAGCACCACGGAGGCGCTGCCAACGTTGCCGATGGAGCCCTGGAGC includes the following:
- the lysA gene encoding diaminopimelate decarboxylase produces the protein MTHEAGWAHAPGALRGPSWLRPPADANELVAPLWSSTARKVDGVLEIGGVALPDLVARHGSPAYVLDEADFRARARAFRDAFAAYDVYYAGKAFLSTAVARWVAEEGLFLDVCSGGELTVAERGGVPMERVGFHGNNKSVAELTRAVRLGVGRIIVDSFTEIERLAAITEELGASARVMVRVTAGVEAHTHEYIATAHEDQKFGFSITSGDALEAVRRVLAAPGLEARGLHSHIGSQIFDSSGFEVAARRVLALHARIATELGVALPEMDLGGGFGIAYTTQDDPTRPETLAAEMSQIVTHECRALGIAEPHLSIEPGRAIVGPAMCTVYEVGTVKQVHLDGGAVRTYVSVDGGMSDNIRTALYDADYSCTLASRASMAPVTLARVVGKHCEAGDIVVKDEFLPADVAPGDLLAVPGTGAYCRSMASNYNHALRPPVVAVRDGSARVVVRRETEDDLLATDVGDQ
- a CDS encoding homoserine dehydrogenase translates to MEFRQADRRGEALKVAVLGCGSVGSQVVRLLQEQAEDLTARVGAPVELVGVAVRRLDAPREIEVPADLLTTDAHALVARDDVDLVVEVIGGIEPARSLILAALANGASVVTANKALLAEDGPTLFEAAAKAGRDLYYEAAVAGAIPILRPLRESLAGDRVTRVLGIVNGTTNFILDKMDSSGAGFEDALQEAQELGYAEADPTADVEGFDAAAKAAILASLAFHSRVTAADVHREGISEVTSADVASARDMGAVVKLLAICELIPVEGGDDAVSVRVHPAMIPRSHPLASVREAYNAVFVESDAAGQLMFYGPGAGGAPTASAVLGDLVTVARNLLAGTRGAGESAYADRAVLPMGEACTRYHVAIDVDDRAGVLASVATAFADHGVSIQTVRQEGRDLDAQLVVVSHEATDAQLSATVETLRGMDIVRDVTSVMRVEGEAE
- the argS gene encoding arginine--tRNA ligase, which produces MTPDQLSSSIVDALRTLVESGSVSLPDGVPGSVTVERPRQQGHGDYATNVALQLAKKAGTNPRAFGELLAEQLRTVDGIDAVEVAGPGFLNITVGAAAQGVVAAQVVAEGASYGTTQTLAGNKINVEFISANPTGPLHLGHTRWAVLGDAIGRVLSAAGADVTREFYINDRGVQMNHFAASILAAALGEPTPTDGYAGAYIQDLARKVGEAQPGIYELPAAERLEAVREKGYELQLAEQREQLDLFNTHFDVWFSERSLHSGGEVPKTLERLKGLGHVFEDGGALWMRTTDFGDDKDRVLIKSDGELTYFASDTAYYLNKRARGFDHCIYLLGADHHGYVGRLRAMAACVGDDPDKTLDVLIGQMVKILRDGEEMRLSKRAGTIVTLNELVEEIGVDALRYSLARYPADSPLTLDVAEITRASADNPVYYVQYGHARTCRMMENAAQLGMSIPADPTEGFDPSLLSHEYEGRLLRALAEFPRVVASAAELREPHRVARYLEDMTSVFNKWYDTRECRMLPQGDEPAGPVNQARLVLVAATRTVLANGLALLGVSAPERM